A region of the Hominilimicola fabiformis genome:
AATACGATTAACGGAAGATGAATTATATGAAATAGATAACAGATCAAAAAAATTACGAATGTCAAGGAGTAAATTTTTATTACAAGCAGCACTTCATCAGAAGATAATAGTATTGGACAGTACGTCAATAAAACAACTTACTTCAGAACTTCGCAAAATCGGTATCAATATAAATCAGATTGCGATATTGTGCAATATGGGCAAATTAGAATGTGTCCATATTGAAGATACAAAATCTGAAATTACAAAGGTTTGGGAAGAATTGAATAAATTGCGAAAGGACGTAAAGAAACTAAACAATGAAAATTAATTTGTAGAAAGGACGTTTATTATGAAGTATAAAGTAACTAATAATGTTGAAATGTTGAATGAAGAATTTAACTTGGAAGAATATAATATGACAAATGATGATTATGTAAATGATTACATTGATGCGGAAAGTGAAGAAGAAGCGATCCGTACAGCAATGGATTATTTATCTGAGCAAATTCAAAATAACGGATTTGATGTTAAAGTTAATGAAGAAGAAAAGGAAATGACAGTCTATAAAGATGACGAACCTCTTGAAAAATGGAACAATTTCCGTGCGGAAGAACAAGTACGTGATATTGATATTGAGAACGTAGATATATTTTTCGTGCAAAATGATGAATTTGTGGAAATGTATTATAATCCTGACGCAATAGCCGGCGGTCAAGTTGTTTATAATACAATCCCATATGAACTTGTTCATCAGGCTACAGAACAGGCAACAAATCAAGAAAGTGTGGTGAAAGATTTTTTTGAACATCTTGATGCCGGTTGTAAACAATACTTGATTGACAAGGGAGACTCAGAGTTTGAAAATGCTTGCAAAGAACTTATTGAACGTGCCAATGAAATTGCCGGCAAACCTGAGGGAGTAAAACAAGGTATAGATGGTCGTTGGTTTGGTACAATGGAAAAAATGCAGAAATATGCGTTTTCACAAATTCTTTGCGATAGAGCTGAAGCAGAACAACAAGCTTACATACGAGATTTGAGAGAAAAATCTCCGAATGTGATAATTGATGTATCATATCAAAAAGCCGTTCGTGATGAATTGCTTTATACTTTAAAGGAAACCGATTTAAGTGTAAATCAATTAAAAAATCTTTTGAAACACGAATATCCGCTTGAAGCTTGCTATAATGAATGGGTAAAAAACAACTTGTCAATGAAAGAAATTTTGGAAGTATCGATACATAATTGTGCTGATAATGAATTTCAAGATGTACAACAGGAAAGTGCTATTGAAGATATGGAAATGTAGTATCAATGGCAATTATAAAAATGATAAAAAATCCGCCAAAGACTAAGTCGAATTTAAAAAAGCTGATGAATTATATTACACAGCCTGCTAAAACACGACCTGATCTTGTAGGCGGATTTAATTGTGATTGGGAAAATGCATATGATGAATTTACTCATACGAAGAAGGATTTTGATAAGGAGGATGGTATACAGGCAAGACATATGGTGATGTCATTTGATGTGAATGATGATGTTACTGTTGAGTCGGCTAAACAAATAGGCGATGAACTTCTTCAGCATAAATTATTTGAAAATTTCCAAGTAGTCTATGCAGTCCATAAGGATAAAGACCATGTACATATACACTTTTGTATTAACTCGGTCAATTTGGAAAACGGCAAACGTTGGCATCAAACGTCTGCCGATTTAAAATCTTTAAAACTTAGGTCAAATGACCTATGCCGAAAATACAACTTATCGGAAATTGAACTGAATCAAGATAAAGGCTCAAGGACTGATTCTGAAATAAATAACAGATTTGAAAGCTGGAAATACGAATTGTATTTAGCAGCAGTCAATTCATCAAGACGTGCAAGTAGCATTGATGAGTTTAAATTTGTTATGAATGAATTGGGATATACGGTTGATTGGGAGGATAATAAAAAGTATATAACTTTTACTAATCCCAACGGTCAAAAATGTCGTAATAGAAAGATGTATCCAAAGTATTTGTTTACAAAGGAAAATCTACAAAAACAATTTCAAGATAATTCAACAACATATTCACCGGAAGAATTAAAAAAGATACAAAAACAATTTATTGATAGAGTTAAATCTGTTGAACAGCAGTATCCGCTATCATATATAGTTAGCAATGATGAAAAACAAACTTCTATGAAATATGAAAAATGGTACGATAAGAACCGTGAGTATTTAATCGATGATGATAAATATGATGTTTACAAAAGCTTGGGATATGCTTTAAAGTATTCAACAAGCCGAGATGAATTTGTCAGTAAGTTAAATAAAAACGGTATGAATGCCGAATTTGACGATGAAACAAATATCACTGTATTTGAAAGTAGGCAAGGCATTGAATATGGCAATTACGAAATGTATCAAGGGGAAAAATATTCACCAAACGAACTTGAAAAAGTTTTTGTGAAAAATCGAACGGAAAAAGATTTTTATTCATCATATTGGGATTGCGTAAAAAAATCTAAGTCCATGAAAGACTTCCAAGAGATGATGAGGGATAAAGGGTATGGGTATTCATATGAAAATGATAAATATATCTTCTTTTCTTGTGACAATAGTACAGTGATTAACTCTCAAAGAATTGATGACAAAGTATTACAATGCTTTGAAAATAAAATGAATATATATTTATCAAGGATAAAGTGGCAATCTCAAACTATTGATGATTTTATTGAAAAGCTGAATAAAAGTGGTTGTAGTATTAGTACGATTGCCGGAAAGACAGTATTTAAAATGGGAGGTTATTTTTTTGTAAATGATGACTTTCAAATAAATAGTATCAAAAAAGATTTGAATAGACGTAGTGACATAAAAGAATTGATGAAATCAGTCGGGCATTCAAAAATGTATGCACTTTCAAAAGCAAGCTTTATACATCAATTAGAAGAACAAGGCTATAAGGTTGAATGGAACAATGATAATATATTGTTTATCTTGCCAAACGGCAAAAGCTATTTGAATACAGAGTTGAATCCTAAAGCTGATTGGTTTAATGTGCAAACTATTGAAAAACAAATACATATAAATCTTGATAGATATATAAAAAATCTTATGCGACAAGTCCATAGTACAATGGACTTTGTAGAACTATTGAAAAGTGAACAAAGCAATATTACCGGAGTAACATCTTCCGAAACTATGACGAAACATGATATTGAAGAAATTCTTAAAGATGTTGAACTTGATTTCCGCTCTTTAAATGAATATTATGATTTGAAGAATGATAAAACTGAATTGCAAAATGCTATATGGCAGTGCAGTCGATGTTCATTATCAAAAGATGATTTTATATTAAAAATGGAGCAGTTGGGATATAAAGTTGAGTGGGAAAAAACAGTAGAATATGATACGGTGGAGAATGAAAATACAAATGTTTCGGTTGGAAGCACAACATTTTCAACTGATGAAGATTTGAAGTATGACAGTAAAATTGTATTTACAACACCATTCGGAAATAAATTTAATAATAAGGATTTTAAACGTCCTGATTTATATTCTTCTGACGCACTTTTAAAGAAATTTCAGAACAATAATGTTATGAATGACTTCGATATATTGATTAGTTTTTTGAGATTATTCAATTCAAATGACAGAGCACCTGTTTCATCAGCTATGTCACTTGTCGGTTCGGACTTGAATGGTGAAAAGTTAAAAGAATTTATGTACCACTTTGAACAGGGTACTGCAAGTATATATAATAAAAACTTAAATAATGATTTGAGTATGTAGGAGGAAATTAAAATGAGCAAAAGAATGGTGTTTATAATTACATTTCTATTTATTGGGACGGCTGTGACATTAATACTTTCTATAGTAACAGGCAAAGAGTATAATAGAAGTGCTCTTATGGATGCATGGGCTATAGGAGGATTAATGATTGTAATTGATATATTTTTATCTTTAACATGAAAATAAAGAAATGAGGAATGTAAAATGAACATATTTAATTTAGTGCCTATAATGTTGATTGCAACAGGAGTATTAGGAATAATTTTTATTGTATTAGGTTTTACATGGGGACCAAGAGATTGCTTTGAATTTGGATCATTATTAATTGTAGGAACTATAGTTGTAACAATAATATATTATCAGAATGGATTTTTTGATACTAATTTTCAAAAGCAATATTATCAGGCTATAAATACCGAAGTGACAGAGTGTCAATATTGTCATAGGAGCTTTGAGGGTATGGAATATATAGGGGATAAATGCCCGTATTGTGGCAAGGAAATAGAAGTTAAAGTTGGTGAAATCCCGAGCAAAAGTAACTAAAAAGAGACAAAAAAATGAATTTGAAAAAATATAAGAACTATAATTATATGAAAGGAAATTAAGGTTATGGATACATCCGAAACAAAAGAAATATTTTTTAATAGAGCGGAAGTTGAAAAAGCGGAACATATTAATTGTGATAATTGTTTTGATCCTGTAGTATTTATGTTAAAAGACAAGGAACATGAATTTTCAATAGGTTTGGAAACAATACTAAAATGTTTGTTTTTTGCAGTTGAAAAGGGTGATCTGCCTAAGTTGCCATCAAGCTGGTTAAAGCAAGTACATCAATACTATCGTACAACACTTGCTAATGAAGAAGATATATGTTATTATGATTATGAATATTACAATAAAAAGTAAAGGTTGGTATTCATTATGAAACATTTTAAAGTGAAAGCAAGTAGGTATGCTGAAAGATACGAAATAACAAGAGAAAATTTTGAAAGGGTAACGGGATGCAAAGAACCGTTTGAACAAATAAAGGATACAGGAAGGGCATCTCAATATGCAATTTGTCCATCTTGTTTAAATCCGATACAGATTATTGGCTTGGTTCAGGAAATAAAGAGCAAGCCATATGGTAGACATAGCGGAAAAAATATTAATGGTTTTCCGGCATGGAATGAAAGGAAATATGAGTATTGTCCGTATGCGGATAGAAATAAACGCAGACAACCTAATGAAGATGAACTTTTGCGTGAGATTACAGACAGCGTAATTGAGTTGTATAATCTATTAAGAGAACAATTTGATAGAGTTGTATATGTTATTTCAAAAGAATTAGGTATAAGATGTTCAACAATGTTTTGGCGTAAAGTATTAAATCAATTTCTTGTTAATGAAGTGTATTTCTATCCTTGGTTGACTGAATCAAATCTACCGTATATATTTGCACTAAAAGGTATGCAACATCAAAATATATTAGGACAAAAGTTTTTAATCGGTACGCAGTTATATAATGCGATTGAAGCTCATAATAATGTATCTTTTGAAGTAGATGAAAAAAATCCTGAATATGCAAGGCTAAAAAATGCGGGTACATATTTGAATTTGCAAGTGAGGTTTTATGGTCACAGGCAAAAAGCGGTAGAGGGCGAAGAATTAAGTGAAAGTATGTTTTTTTGCGTTGATGATATGGATAGTGATGAGGAA
Encoded here:
- a CDS encoding MobC family plasmid mobilization relaxosome protein — protein: MKNRRLEIRLTEDELYEIDNRSKKLRMSRSKFLLQAALHQKIIVLDSTSIKQLTSELRKIGININQIAILCNMGKLECVHIEDTKSEITKVWEELNKLRKDVKKLNNEN
- a CDS encoding DUF3848 domain-containing protein; the encoded protein is MKYKVTNNVEMLNEEFNLEEYNMTNDDYVNDYIDAESEEEAIRTAMDYLSEQIQNNGFDVKVNEEEKEMTVYKDDEPLEKWNNFRAEEQVRDIDIENVDIFFVQNDEFVEMYYNPDAIAGGQVVYNTIPYELVHQATEQATNQESVVKDFFEHLDAGCKQYLIDKGDSEFENACKELIERANEIAGKPEGVKQGIDGRWFGTMEKMQKYAFSQILCDRAEAEQQAYIRDLREKSPNVIIDVSYQKAVRDELLYTLKETDLSVNQLKNLLKHEYPLEACYNEWVKNNLSMKEILEVSIHNCADNEFQDVQQESAIEDMEM
- a CDS encoding relaxase/mobilization nuclease domain-containing protein, translating into MAIIKMIKNPPKTKSNLKKLMNYITQPAKTRPDLVGGFNCDWENAYDEFTHTKKDFDKEDGIQARHMVMSFDVNDDVTVESAKQIGDELLQHKLFENFQVVYAVHKDKDHVHIHFCINSVNLENGKRWHQTSADLKSLKLRSNDLCRKYNLSEIELNQDKGSRTDSEINNRFESWKYELYLAAVNSSRRASSIDEFKFVMNELGYTVDWEDNKKYITFTNPNGQKCRNRKMYPKYLFTKENLQKQFQDNSTTYSPEELKKIQKQFIDRVKSVEQQYPLSYIVSNDEKQTSMKYEKWYDKNREYLIDDDKYDVYKSLGYALKYSTSRDEFVSKLNKNGMNAEFDDETNITVFESRQGIEYGNYEMYQGEKYSPNELEKVFVKNRTEKDFYSSYWDCVKKSKSMKDFQEMMRDKGYGYSYENDKYIFFSCDNSTVINSQRIDDKVLQCFENKMNIYLSRIKWQSQTIDDFIEKLNKSGCSISTIAGKTVFKMGGYFFVNDDFQINSIKKDLNRRSDIKELMKSVGHSKMYALSKASFIHQLEEQGYKVEWNNDNILFILPNGKSYLNTELNPKADWFNVQTIEKQIHINLDRYIKNLMRQVHSTMDFVELLKSEQSNITGVTSSETMTKHDIEEILKDVELDFRSLNEYYDLKNDKTELQNAIWQCSRCSLSKDDFILKMEQLGYKVEWEKTVEYDTVENENTNVSVGSTTFSTDEDLKYDSKIVFTTPFGNKFNNKDFKRPDLYSSDALLKKFQNNNVMNDFDILISFLRLFNSNDRAPVSSAMSLVGSDLNGEKLKEFMYHFEQGTASIYNKNLNNDLSM